One Chromatiales bacterium DNA window includes the following coding sequences:
- a CDS encoding DUF2207 domain-containing protein, whose amino-acid sequence MKGLRILAALALGCLLATPARAEERILAFDASINVSADGSLQVTETIRVRAEGKEIRRGIYRDFPLDYEDRRGMHYRVGFDLREVERDGAPEPHHTERLSNGIRIYVGSADRLIAHGEHTYRLRYRTTRQLGFFEEHDELYWNVTGNGWVFPIDHASARVVLPAEVARSDLMLAGWTGPQGSTAKAFTQRVLDGRRVEFETTAPLAPREGLTIAVGWPKGMVEPPGAADEARAWLEANATLAALLGTIAVVFVYYLIGWVRAGRDPPGGVIIPEYQPPKGLSPGAARYLARMGHDRTAFVAAVVNLAVKGYWTILENEDGFVLERTGKSVDKAPGEAAITAKLPGKRFRFEQSKHATISSAIDAHEQALKKNWNKEYFITNAGWFAGGVVLSIVGLLAAIALGVMYGNEFDVFIAMFGGVGSMIGAGMIAGLVKGLQAWRGLNWPKRIAMLLSNGIALGFLGFILAQLPFGDISPGVILLGLGAISVLGLNMLFYWLLKAPTKLGRKLLDRVDGYRLYLGVAEGDELELRDRPEKTPEEFQRNLPYAIALGVADRWAARFAAVLATAAAAGQTFAWYSGRSFDFDRPTGFASTLSSSLGSSIAAAATAPGSSSGFSGGGGGGSSGGGGGGGGGGGW is encoded by the coding sequence GGGTTTGCGAATCCTCGCCGCGCTTGCGCTCGGCTGCCTGCTGGCGACCCCCGCGCGGGCCGAGGAACGCATCCTGGCGTTCGACGCCAGCATCAACGTCAGCGCCGACGGATCGCTGCAGGTCACCGAAACGATCCGGGTGCGCGCCGAGGGCAAGGAGATTCGCCGCGGCATCTATCGCGATTTTCCGCTCGACTACGAAGACCGCCGCGGCATGCACTACCGCGTGGGTTTCGACCTGCGCGAGGTCGAGCGCGACGGCGCGCCCGAACCGCACCACACCGAGCGGCTGTCCAACGGCATTCGCATCTACGTGGGAAGCGCCGACCGGCTGATTGCACACGGCGAACACACCTACCGGCTGCGTTACCGCACAACGCGCCAGCTCGGCTTTTTCGAGGAGCACGACGAGCTCTACTGGAACGTCACGGGCAACGGCTGGGTGTTTCCGATCGACCACGCCAGCGCGCGAGTCGTGCTGCCCGCCGAGGTCGCGCGAAGCGATCTCATGCTCGCCGGCTGGACCGGCCCGCAGGGTTCCACGGCAAAGGCCTTCACGCAACGCGTGCTGGACGGCCGCCGCGTGGAGTTCGAGACCACCGCACCGCTTGCACCACGCGAGGGCCTGACCATTGCCGTGGGTTGGCCCAAGGGCATGGTCGAGCCGCCCGGAGCGGCCGACGAGGCGCGCGCCTGGCTGGAGGCGAACGCGACCCTGGCGGCGCTGCTCGGCACGATCGCCGTGGTGTTCGTCTACTACCTGATCGGCTGGGTCCGCGCCGGACGCGACCCACCGGGCGGCGTGATCATTCCCGAATACCAGCCGCCAAAGGGGCTGTCGCCGGGCGCGGCGCGCTATCTCGCGCGCATGGGGCACGACCGCACGGCGTTCGTCGCGGCCGTCGTGAACCTCGCGGTGAAGGGCTACTGGACGATCCTCGAGAACGAAGACGGGTTCGTGCTCGAGCGCACGGGCAAGTCCGTGGACAAGGCCCCGGGCGAAGCGGCGATCACCGCGAAACTGCCCGGCAAGCGCTTTCGGTTCGAGCAGTCGAAGCACGCGACCATCTCGAGCGCGATCGATGCCCACGAGCAGGCGCTGAAAAAGAACTGGAACAAGGAATATTTCATCACCAACGCCGGATGGTTCGCCGGCGGCGTGGTGCTGTCGATCGTCGGTCTGCTCGCGGCGATTGCGCTGGGTGTGATGTACGGCAACGAGTTCGACGTGTTCATCGCGATGTTCGGCGGCGTCGGCAGCATGATCGGCGCGGGGATGATCGCCGGACTGGTCAAGGGGCTCCAGGCCTGGCGCGGCCTGAACTGGCCGAAACGCATCGCAATGCTGCTGTCCAACGGCATCGCCCTCGGCTTCCTGGGATTCATCCTCGCGCAGTTGCCCTTCGGCGACATCTCGCCCGGCGTCATCCTGCTCGGGCTCGGCGCAATCTCGGTGCTGGGCCTGAACATGCTGTTCTACTGGCTGCTCAAGGCGCCGACCAAACTCGGGCGCAAGCTGCTCGACCGCGTGGACGGCTACCGGCTGTATCTGGGCGTCGCCGAAGGTGACGAACTCGAACTGCGCGACCGCCCGGAGAAGACGCCCGAGGAGTTCCAGCGCAACCTGCCCTACGCCATCGCGCTCGGCGTCGCGGATCGCTGGGCCGCGCGCTTCGCCGCCGTGCTCGCAACCGCGGCGGCCGCGGGCCAGACGTTCGCCTGGTATTCGGGCCGCTCGTTCGACTTCGACCGGCCAACAGGCTTCGCCTCGACGCTCAGCAGTTCGCTCGGCAGTTCCATCGCAGCGGCGGCGACCGCGCCCGGCTCGTCGTCCGGCTTCAGCGGTGGTGGCGGCGGCGGATCATCGGGCGGTGGTGGTGGTGGCGGCGGTGGCGGCGGCTGGTAG